The DNA sequence CCCGCGCGGTGAGATGGTCGTAGAAGCAGGGATTCTCGGGAAGGTACCCGAGGCGTTTCCGCGCCGCGGGATCCTGAGGATCGCGGCCTTCGAGCCGAATCGTCCCGCGTGTGGGCCGGGTCAGCCCGAGGATCATCTTGATGGTGGAGGTCTTCCCGGCACCGTTGGGCCCCAGGAGGCCGAAGATCTCGCCCTCTTCCAGGCGGATCGAGACGCCGTCGACCGCGGTGAACGGTCTCAACGTCATCGGGTCCCGGTAGACCTTGGAAACGCCATCCAATTCAATTCTCGGAAGCGGCGCCACTTCCTTGAGCGGGCTCCGTGCGGCCACCTCGGCCGCCCAACCGCGCGAGTCGTCCCGGTCTCGGCTCATCGTCGCGAGTTCCCCCCGGAGTCTTCGTTCCCCATGCCACGCGGGCGCATCGCAAATGCCATGCCACGCGCCTGGAACGGCTTCCCAACCCGGCTATCGTGAATGAAAATGAAAAGGCGGCAGTCGCGTTGGTCCGCGATCTGCCGCCCGCTACCTGATCGGCGATTAGCCGTTGGTCAACGTCAGAGACAGAAGCGCCGTCTTGCCGTAGCCCTTGATCGTGTAGCCGGTCGTCGCGGCCGGGTTCGCACCGAAGATCCCCTGAGCTCCCGGGTCCGCGCCCCACGTCGCGGCGCTGTTCGCGCCGGTGAACGGGTTCTTGGGCCAAGCACCGCTCGGGAAGTTGGCGAGGACGGCGGCGTTGTCCGCGGCCACCGGATAGGTGCCGGTGTTCTTGA is a window from the Candidatus Eisenbacteria bacterium genome containing:
- a CDS encoding type II secretion system protein; protein product: NQKGFTLIELMIVVVIIGILAAIAIPNFIAMQDRAREASVKANMHSFQLAIEDFAVKNTGTYPVAADNAAVLANFPSGAWPKNPFTGANSAATWGADPGAQGIFGANPAATTGYTIKGYGKTALLSLTLTNG